The Diprion similis isolate iyDipSimi1 chromosome 11, iyDipSimi1.1, whole genome shotgun sequence genome includes a region encoding these proteins:
- the LOC124412082 gene encoding dedicator of cytokinesis protein 7 isoform X2, with the protein MSSVQRAFAHKLSKQHASDVRRQIATSTSYSRDLSKSGSSVSGFSSMMSLCEVLEPLDYEEFLAQHQTMLDRDPLQPILDFPKGDVELKVVKRKIRTEEPVVPSETLDTVSPYVRRCVETFTSDWVIVNRKYKRRVSPIARDRLLQDTPRQDFEVDQEDINGALSPHDDEDFSNSADTPRGSWASLDLRHSQHDPLLPGLLDRVCPETVDLTNEEKRSEDRQEALFPLYAPPSSPDDEWQEIIPALEPSEPFSHKILVKCLQLKLELEVEPIFASLALYDAREKKKVSENFYVDMNPEGLKRMLGSHIAYSDTSTLARSCVFNISKPSPDLFLVVRLEKVLQGDISECAEPYLREDKNKDKVRAAAVAACERLGRYRMPLAWTAIHLSGVIGGGCADDSESTGSAGSLDRKSGGLEQWRKKVEAPTRRGSLERRSSDKRRSWSQDDFANCLDSFRPITLTVSSFFKQEGERLRDEDLYKLLAELRRPGSNLKRLKCLPGILKLDLSPRPDELPRCLDPDLRRLTPYPDEKSRPFKEILEFPSKVVSPDLSYRNLLYIYPKEANFSARAVSARNIAVRVQLMGGEHEADALTAIFGRSSCPEMTHEAFTSVSYHNKNPSFYDEIKIRLPADLSAKHHLLFTFYHISCQKKVEQPNVEMPVAYTWLQLLRDGHLQSGEFCLPATLDPPPANYSYIAPDVCLPGTRWVDAHKGVFTLILEPVSSVHPQDKYIDRFLSLCGSLETGHIPPRIGEAGMESELKASMLELARASPAALVRSLPQLLDQLVCLLVRPPALPSQPLNIAAVVFEALGLLVRNVTNLPDDQVDTHGRHPLLATYTAYQCCLPTLSHTSSVVRARSNPDLPVEDLEMEAHTRGLDRTASMRQESPSVNNQAAGRLLHEELALHWVVSTGQARELAMTHSWFFLELIVRSMVVSLSEIDGVEPPRKSRFSPQFSDDVATLAAALTSEVIVRCGKENRTASNLISSLGNFLSDLLSIMDRGFVLSLVRVSCCSLAESSMHVPDSAALFALKLDLVRTICSHEHYVALNLPFGTGYTGWSGSAPASPSPSTGSSGSLISTLVPGDRARFSELSSEFRQQHFLVGLVLSDLANTLEIPNPMLQNKAIGTVRYLMGCHDVDPRYADPSAKSRVAALYLPLLNIMMDALPQLYHWDSKERSVYLDESGSITQSVALAIAGGASTDVAGTQCRVSLSSEATRHLLMCALWVLKGLEKSALAQWCSELSSRRVLSLLQVLNIATAAFEYKGKKALKRCPPQAAATSDIRSRLEDVILGQGSARSEMMLRRKERSSGDRLRWRKDQMPYRPTEQTEGRAVEQDAHIEGALAAEASLVVLDTLESVVQADGGGGAVVGAVLKVLLRALARNQSTLVLQHMFNTQRALVFKYHSALFDEESERCGDLCLTLLTRCSSPLSAVRSHAAASLYLLMRQNFEIGNNFARVKMQVTTSLSALVGRGRAPSEGALRRALKTVLVYAERDTELADTSFPEQVKDLLFNLHMILSDTVKMKEFQEDPEMLLDLMYRIAKGYQGSPDLRLTWLANMAQQHMERKNHTEAAMCLVHSAALVAEYLHLLEPGGGGRPVGAVALAPVTPNALEESAVGDDVLARREEGLCLGPDFSESGLAGLLEHAASSLHAAGMYEAIADVYRVLLPIAEAAHDYKKLANIHGKLHESYTRVEQLAGKRVFGTYFRVGFYGTRFGDLAGDEFVYKEPTLTKLPEIFSRLENFYAERFGADNTVIIKDSNPVDPSKLEPDKAYVQITYVEPYFEPHELRHRPTVFHRNFNIKRFVFATPFTPSGKAHGELREQCKRKTILTVATHFPYLKTRIRVVARKLIVLSPIEVAIEDIQKKTAEVAAATAQEPPDAKMLQMVLQGCIGTTVNQGPAEVAVVFLSGLRDQNVQPSRLQHKLRLCFKDFSKKCLDALRRNKNLIGPDQRDYQKELERNYQRLTERLTPLIAWSGPAAPNQTLPTSPRWGNSTS; encoded by the exons ATGTCATCGGTTCAACGTGCCTTCGCTCATAAATTGAGCAAGCAGCATGCGTCTGACGTAAGACGTCAGATAGCTACTTCAACATCTTACTCAAGAGATTTGTCGAAAAGTGGCAGCAGTGTCTCAGGTTTCTCATCAATG ATGTCACTCTGTGAGGTGTTGGAGCCTTTGGACTATGAAGAATTTTTGGCCCAGCATCAGACCATGTTGGATCGCGATCCATTGCAACCAATTTTGGATTTCCCAAAAGGGGATGTCGAACTGAAAgttgttaaaagaaaaattcgaacaGAAGAACCTGTTGTCCCATCTGAAACACT GGATACAGTGTCACCTTACGTACGGCGGTGCGTGGAGACTTTTACGTCGGATTGGGTGATAGTGAATCGAAAGTACAAAAGACGAGTTTCCCCCATTGCCAGAGATCGGCTTCTGCAGGATACACCCAGGCAGGACTTTGAG gTTGATCAAGAAGATATTAATGGTGCTTTGTCACCTCACGATGAtgaggatttttcaaattctgcgGACACACCGCGAGGTTCGTGGGCTAGCCTAGATCTGCGTCACTCTCAGCATGACCCATTATTACCTGGACTTCTGGACCGTGTTTGTCCAGAAACTGTGGATCTAACAAATGAAGAGAAACGTTCAGAAGACCGCCAG GAAGCTTTGTTTCCACTTTATGCACCTCCGTCCTCGCCAGATGATGAGTGGCAGGAGATAATCCCAGCCTTAGAACCTTCTGAGCCATTCTCTCACAAAATATTAGTTAAATGCCTACAGTTGAAGTTGGAGCTTGAGGTTGAGCCAATTTTTGCCAGCTTAGCATTGTATGATgccagagagaaaaagaag GTTTCAGAGAACTTCTACGTTGATATGAATCCTGAGGGATTAAAACGAATGCTTGGAAGTCATATCGCATACAGTGATACGAGCACCCTGGCTAGAAGCTGTGTTTTCAATATCAGTAAGCCAAGTCCAGACTTGTTCTTGGTCGTAAGATTGGAGAAGGTTTTGCAAGGTGACATCTCGGAATGTGCTGAGCCATATTTGCgggaagataaaaataaagataag GTAAGGGCAGCTGCAGTGGCAGCATGCGAGCGACTTGGGCGTTACAGAATGCCTCTGGCGTGGACAGCCATTCATCTTTCTGGAGTTATTGGTGGGGGCTGTGCTGATGATTCAGAGAGTACTGGAAGTGCCGGATCCTTGGATAGAAAATCTGGAGGACTAGAGCAATGGAGAAAGAAAGTCGAAGCTCCAACAAGACGAGGCTCTCTGGAAAGGCGCAGTTCTGACAAGCGACGTAGCTGGTCACAGGATGACTTCGCCAACTGCTTAGACAGCTTTAG GCCTATCACCCTGACTGTATCAAGTTTCTTCAAGCAGGAGGGTGAGCGACTGAGGGATGAAGACTTGTATAAATTATTGGCTGAGCTACGTAGGCCTGGATCTAACTTGAAAAGATTGAAATGCTTACCTGGTATTCTAAAATTAGACCTCAGTCCAAGACCTGATGAACTTCCACGATGCTTGGATCCGGACTTGAGAAGATTGACACCTTATCCTGACGAGAAGAGCCGACCATTCAAAGAGATACTTGAATTTCCTAGCAAAGTAGTCTCCCCAGATTTGTCATATCGTAATCTGCTTTACATTTATCCTAAG GAAGCTAATTTCAGTGCAAGGGCAGTGTCTGCTCGAAACATAGCGGTGAGAGTACAATTGATGGGTGGTGAGCACGAGGCAGATGCTCTGACCGCAATATTTGGTCGTTCTTCATGCCCTGAAATGACGCACGAGGCATTCACGTCCGTTTCTTATCACAATAAAAACCCAAGCTTTtatgatgaaattaaaataagaCTTCCTGCCGATTTAAGCGCTAAGCaccatttattatttacattctATCATATCAGCTGCCAGAAAAAGGTTGAACAACCAAACGTCGAAATGCCAGTTGCTTACACG tggCTACAGTTGCTCAGGGACGGACACTTGCAGTCAGGAGAATTCTGCTTACCAGCTACATTAGATCCTCCACCAGCAAACTATTCGTACATAGCGCCAGATGTGTGTCTGCCGGGTACAAGATGGGTAGACGCTCACAAGGGAGTGTTCACACTTATTTTAGAGCCTGTGTCAAGTGTACATCCCCAAGACAAGTATATTGACAG ATTCCTTTCACTTTGTGGCTCTCTGGAAACTGGTCACATACCTCCACGAATCGGTGAAGCAGGAATGGAATCAGAGTTGAAAGCTTCAATGTTGGAACTGGCCAGAGCCTCGCCGGCTGCATTAGTTCGTTCGCTTCCTCAGCTGCTGGACCAGCTTGTCTGCTTATTAGTCAGGCCTCCAGCTTTGCCTTCTCAGCCTCTGAATATAGCAGCTGTTGTGTTTGAGGCTCTCGGTTTACTAGTCAGAAATGTGACAAACCTACCAGACGACCAAGTCGACACCCATGGGCGTCATCCTCTGCTAGCAACTTACACAGCATACCAATGCTGCTTGCCGACCCTGTCACATACCTCTAGCGTTGTTCGAGCTCGAAGTAATCCAGATCTGCCCGTTGAAGACCTAGAAATGGAAGCCCACACCAGGGGCCTGGATAGAACAGCCTCGATGCGTCAGGAATCGCCGTCTGTTAACAATCAGGCGGCAGGAAGGCTCCTGCATGAGGAGTTAGCCTTACATTGGGTGGTTTCAACAGGGCAGGCACGGGAACTAGCCATGACGCATTCCTGGTTTTTCCTCGAGCTTATAGTTCGCTCTATGGTGGTATCTTTGTCAGAGATTGACGGAGTCGAACCTCCAAGGAAATCACGGTTTTCTCCGCAGTTTTCAGACGACGTTGCTACCCTTGCGGCGGCACTAACGTCTGAGGTGATCGTACGCTGTGGAAAAGAAAACCGCACAGCTTCTAATCTTATTTCAAGCCTTGGAAATTTCCTCTCTGACTTACTGTCCATCATGGACAGAGGATTTGTTCTCTCCTTGGTTCGTGTCAGCTGTTGTTCTCTCGCTGAGTCGTCTATGCATGTACCGGATTCTGCTGCACTGTTTGCCCTCAAGCTTGATTTGGTTAGAACAATCTGTTCTCACGAACATTATGTGGCCTTGAACCTTCCTTTCGGAACTGGCTACACAGGGTGGTCAGGATCAGCTCCAGCTTCGCCCAGTCCATCGACCGGGAGCTCAGGGAGTTTAATATCAACTCTGGTACCAGGAGACCGAGCAAGGTTCTCAGAACTCAGTTCGGAGTTTAGACAGCAGCATTTCCTTGTTGGTCTGGTTCTCTCAGACCTTGCTAATACCCTCGAAATACCAAATCCTATGCTGCAAAATAAAGCTATTGGTACTGTTCGCTATCTCATGGGCTGTCACGATGTAGATCCAAGGTACGCAGATCCATCAGCTAAATCTCGTGTGGCTGCACTCTACTTACCACTCCTAAACATTATGATGGATGCACTGCCCCAACTTTATCATTGGGATTCTAAGGAGAGAAGCGTTTATCTGGACGAATCTGGTTCCATTACGCAATCTGTAGCCCTTGCAATAGCAGGAGGCGCGTCGACAGATGTGGCTGGAACGCAATGCAGAGTTTCCTTGAGTTCCGAGGCCACCAGGCATTTGTTAATGTGTGCTCTCTGGGTTTTAAAAGGCCTGGAAAAATCAGCTTTGGCACAGTGGTGCTCCGAATTGAGCTCTAGACGTGTTTTGAGTCTGTTACAAGTCCTGAATATTGCTACTGCAGCGTTTGAATACAAAGGAAAAAAGGCGTTGAAGAGGTGTCCACCTCAAGCTGCAGCCACCAGCGACATTAGGTCTAGATTGGAAGACGTTATACTCGGTCAGGGAAGTGCCAGAAGCGAAATGATGCTGAGACGAAAGGAAAGATCCAGCGGGGACCGACTAAGATGGAGAAAAGATCAAATGCCGTACAG GCCCACCGAGCAGACCGAAGGCCGAGCAGTTGAGCAGGATGCCCATATTGAAGGGGCTCTTGCAGCTGAAGCTTCACTTGTAGTTTTGGATACACTGGAGTCTGTTGTACAAGCTGATGGTGGAGGAG GTGCAGTAGTTGGTGCAGTCTTGAAAGTTCTTCTTAGAGCATTGGCCAGAAATCAAAGCACCTTGGTTCTTCAGCACATGTTTAACACTCAGAGAGCTCTTGTATTCAAGTATCATAGTGCGCTTTTTGACGAGGAAAGCGAACGGTGTGGAGACTTGTGTCTGACGTTGCTGACCAGGTGTAGTTCGCCATTAAGTGCCGTCAGAAGCCATGCAGCAGCTAGTTTGTATCTGCTGATgcgacaaaattttgaaatcggaAAT AATTTTGCCCGAGTAAAGATGCAAGTCACAACTTCGCTATCTGCGCTAGTTGGTCGTGGTAGAGCACCGAGTGAAGGTGCGCTCCGGCGAGCCTTAAAAACCGTCTTGGTCTATGCTGAACGTGACACAGAATTAGCGGACACGAGTTTTCCAGAGCAAGTTAAGGACTTGTTATTCAATCTCCATATGATCTTATCTGATACTGTGAAGATGAAAGAGTTTCAGGAAGATCCTGAGATGCTCTTGGACTTGATGTACAG AATCGCAAAGGGATACCAAGGATCACCAGATCTCAGATTGACGTGGTTAGCAAATATGGCGCAGCAGCATATGGAGAGGAAGAATCACACGGAAGCGGCCATGTGCTTAGTGCACAGTGCAGCTCTGGTTGCAGAGTATCTTCACCTTTTAGAACCAGGTGGAGGAGGCAGGCCAGTAGGTGCCGTCGCTTTGGCACCTGTGACACCAAACGCTCTTGAGGAAAGTGCGGTCGGAGATGACGTGCTGGCAAGACGAGAAGAAGGATTGTGTCTTGGGCCAGATTTTTCGGAAAGTGGTTTGGCTGGGCTCCTAGAACACGCGGCTAGCTCGCTTCACGCTGCTGGAATGTACGAGGCCATCGCTGATGTTTACAGAGTGTTGTTACCCATAGCTGAAGCCGCtcatgattataaaaaattagcgAATATCCACGG GAAACTGCACGAGTCCTATACCAGAGTGGAGCAGCTTGCTGGAAAGCGTGTCTTTGGAACGTATTTTAGAGTCGGATTCTACGGAACACGGTTTGGCGACTTGGCTGGAGACGAGTTCGTCTATAAGGAGCCGACTCTGACGAAACTTCCCGAGATATTTTCcaggcttgaaaatttttacgctgAAAGATTTGGCGCTGATAATACCGTAATAATAAAGGATTCAAACCCGGTAGATCCCAGTAAATTGGAACCGGACAAAGCCTATGTTCAAATAACTTACGTCGAGCCTTACTTCGAGCCTCATGAATTACGGCATAGGCCGACGGtgtttcatcgaaatttcaatatca AACGCTTTGTATTCGCTACCCCCTTCACTCCGAGCGGAAAAGCTCATGGAGAGTTGCGGGAACAGTGCAAGCGGAAGACGATATTGACTGTAGCGACCCATTTTCCGTATTTGAAGACTAGAATTCGGGTTGTAGCAAGAAAACTGATTGTGTTAAGTCCCATCGAGGTCGCGATTGAAGATATACAGAAGAAGACAGCCGAG GTAGCAGCGGCGACTGCTCAGGAGCCTCCGGATGCAAAAATGTTACAGATGGTTTTGCAGGGATGCATTGGAACAACAGTGAATCAAGGTCCGGCCGAAGTAGCAGTGGTCTTTTTATCCGGCCTGCGAGATCAGAATGTTCAGCCCTCGAGACTGCAGCATAAACTTCGGCTCTGCTTTaaagatttttctaaaaaatgtcTAGACGCTCTGAGACGAAACAAAAATCTGATCGGACCTGATCAGCGTGATTACCAAAAAGAGTTGGAACGAAATTACCAAAGGTTGACTGAAAGATTGACACCATTGATCGCTTGGAG CGGACCAGCGGCGCCAAACCAGACGTTACCAACGTCACCGCGCTG